ACGCTCGGGACGCACCCCGACGACGGCGCCCCGGTGGAGCTGCACGAGGGACGCTACGGCCCGTACGTGAAGCACGGGAAGACCAACGCGTCGCTCCGCAAGGGGCACGACCCCGACACGATCACGCTCGACGAGGCGCTCGAGTTGCTGGCGGCCCGCGAGGCCCGCGCGGGGACGAAGAAGGGCCGGTCGGCGGCGAAGGGGGCGACGAAGAAGGCCGCGACCTCGAAACGCGCGCCCAAGAAGGGCGCGAAGAAGAAGGCCGCCGCGAAACCGAAGCGCCCGAAGGCCACGAACGGCGACCTCGAGCCGTTCCTGGAGCGCTTGGACGCCACCGACCGCGACGTCGTCGTGCGCCGGCAGGGCATGGCGGGGCACGAACCGGCGGACGCCGCCGCCGTCGCCGCCGCCCTGTCGCTCGACGAGGCCGACGTCGCCGAACGCGAAAAGCGGGCGTTGTTCAAGCTCCGCACCGCGTTCGGGAAGGCCCGCGCGAAGGCCGAGTCCTGACGCGGGGGGCGCGCCGGGTAGCATGACGGCATGGCCGGATCCCGCTACCGCGTGCGCGACGGCATCGTCGTCCGGCGCGCCCCCCTCCCGTCCGGCGACGTCGTCGTCACCCTCCTCTCCGAGGACGGCAAGTGGCGGGCGGTGGCCCGCAAGGGACGGCTGTTGGGGGGGAACCCGGGCCGGCTGTCGCTCTTTCACGACGTGCGCGTCCAGACGTACCAACGCAGGGACGACGACCTCGCGGTCGTCACGCAGGTCACCCTCCGCGGGGCGCTCGCCCGCCTCGCCGACCCCGGCGTCTACCCGTACGCGCACCTGCTCGCCGAGCTCGCCGACCGCCTGAGCGTCGACGTGCACCACGGCGAACCGCTGCACGCGTGGGTCGCGAGCGGCCTCCGCGGCCTCGACGTCGACGAGGATCCGGAGCGCGTGGCGTTGGTGCACGCCTGGATGCTGCTGCGCGTCGCGGGCCTCGCCCCCGAGGTCGAGGGGGCCGTCGGCGACGGCGGGGCGGGCGCCCGCCTGGACGTCGCCGCCGGTCGACTGGCGACCGACGGCGAGGGCGTCGCCCTCGCCCCCGACGTCGCGGCCGGCCTCGCGCGCCTCGTGGCCGACCGCCCGCGCGCGACGCTGCGCGAGGCGTTGCCCGACCGGCCGGCGCAGTGGCGCGCCCTCGGGCGGTACGTCGCGTGGCACGTCGATCGGGTGAAGAGCCTCGAGGCGATCGCCGGCCCGCCGTCCGGCCCGGCGGGCGACCCCGGACCGCGGGGGGTGGCCCCCTGATGGCGGGCGCGTCGTTGGACCTCCTCGGGATGCTCGCGGCGGTCTTCTTCGCCGGCTACCAACTGGGCGGCCTCCCGTTCGGGGCGTGGATGGCGCGGCTCGGGGGGCGCGACGTGTTCGCAATCGGTTCGCGCAGCATGGGCACGATGAACGTCGCGCGGAACGTGAGCGTGAAGCTGGGCGTCGCGACGTTCCTGTTGGACGCCGGCAAGGGCGCCGCCGCCAGCGGCGTGGGGGTCGCCCTCGCCGGCCTCCTGGCCCCCGATGCGGGCCTGACGTTCGGGCTCGTCGCCGGCGTCGGGGCGGTCGTGGGGCACGCCTGGTCGTCGTACGTCGGCTTTCGTGGCGGCAAGGCGCTCGCGCCGGCGTTCGGCCTGACCCTCCCGATCCTTCCGTCGGTCGGCGTCACGGCGCTGTTCGTTCTCGTGGCCGCCATCGCCCTCACCCGCCGCGTGACGCTCGCGACCGTCGCGACGCTGGCGGCGTTCCCGGTCATCACGGGCGTCGTCCTGAGCGTCCGCGGGTGGCCGACCGACGACGTCGTGCGCGCCGCGCTCGCCTCCGCCGTGATCGCGGCGGTGTCGGTCCGCAAGCACCTC
The Trueperaceae bacterium genome window above contains:
- a CDS encoding glycerol-3-phosphate acyltransferase, producing the protein MAGASLDLLGMLAAVFFAGYQLGGLPFGAWMARLGGRDVFAIGSRSMGTMNVARNVSVKLGVATFLLDAGKGAAASGVGVALAGLLAPDAGLTFGLVAGVGAVVGHAWSSYVGFRGGKALAPAFGLTLPILPSVGVTALFVLVAAIALTRRVTLATVATLAAFPVITGVVLSVRGWPTDDVVRAALASAVIAAVSVRKHLAHPR
- a CDS encoding DNA repair protein RecO C-terminal domain-containing protein, encoding MAGSRYRVRDGIVVRRAPLPSGDVVVTLLSEDGKWRAVARKGRLLGGNPGRLSLFHDVRVQTYQRRDDDLAVVTQVTLRGALARLADPGVYPYAHLLAELADRLSVDVHHGEPLHAWVASGLRGLDVDEDPERVALVHAWMLLRVAGLAPEVEGAVGDGGAGARLDVAAGRLATDGEGVALAPDVAAGLARLVADRPRATLREALPDRPAQWRALGRYVAWHVDRVKSLEAIAGPPSGPAGDPGPRGVAP